From one Gossypium hirsutum isolate 1008001.06 chromosome D08, Gossypium_hirsutum_v2.1, whole genome shotgun sequence genomic stretch:
- the LOC107913868 gene encoding UDP-glycosyltransferase 92A1 — translation MAEKRENVVMFPFMAQGHIIPFLALALLIEKTRNYKITFVNTPLNIKKLRSSLPSDSCVQLLEIPFNSSDHGLPPNTENCDVVPYHLVVQLLEASASLRPVFKQLVEDIIRQEDGQRPLCIIGDIFFGWMAGVAEELGVFHAVFSGAGGFGLACYYSIWLNLPHKQVKKDGGDHFLLPDFQEASKIELTQLPLTMSVADGRDSWSIFHHKYLPEWTKSGGVLFNTVEEFDDIGLVYFKRKLRKPVWAVGPILLSSENRIRASIGGATPEYCKAWLDSKPENSVLFVSFGSMNTISPSQMMELAKALELSGRHFIWVVRPPIGFDINSEFKANEWLPEGFEERMRESEKGLLVNKWAPQQEILSHKSTSVFLSHCGWNSVLESLSHGVPLLGWAMAAEQFFNVKLLVEQVGVCVEVARGKTCEVKHEEVAAKIKLLMSDSEKGKEMRRKACEVREMIESAKKDDDEGGFKGSSVKAMDEFFHAAGTMRFQTHTPNQLNGTSQPRVQRVKK, via the coding sequence ATGGCTGAAAAGAGGGAAAATGTGGTGATGTTCCCTTTCATGGCGCAAGGCCATATCATCCCTTTCTTGGCTTTAGCTCTTCTTATTGAAAAAACTAGGAACTATAAAATAACCTTTGTAAATACCCCTCTTAACATCAAGAAACTAAGATCATCCCTGCCTTCCGACTCTTGTGTTCAACTCCTTGAAATCCCTTTCAATAGCTCCGACCATGGTCTCCCTCCCAACACTGAGAACTGTGATGTTGTTCCTTACCACCTTGTTGTTCAGCTTCTCGAAGCTTCAGCTTCTCTGAGGCCTGTTTTTAAACAGCTTGTTGAAGATATCATACGACAAGAAGATGGTCAACGCCCACTTTGTATAATCGGGGACATCTTTTTTGGATGGATGGCGGGGGTTGCTGAGGAGCTTGGGGTGTTTCATGCAGTGTTTAGTGGGGCTGGTGGGTTCGGTTTGGCTTGCTATTACTCCATTTGGCTTAATCTTCCTCATAAGCAAGTAAAGAAGGATGGTGGTGATCATTTTTTGTTGCCAGATTTCCAAGAAGCTTCAAAAATAGAGTTGACCCAGTTGCCTTTAACTATGTCAGTGGCAGATGGGAGGGATTCTTGGTCGATTTTCCATCATAAATATTTACCGGAATGGACTAAATCTGGTGGGGTTTTGTTCAACACAGTGGAGGAGTTTGATGATATTGGATTGGTGTACTTTAAGCGAAAGCTAAGAAAGCCAGTCTGGGCAGTCGGGCCAATACTGTTGTCAAGCGAAAACAGAATACGTGCATCCATAGGAGGAGCTACACCTGAGTATTGCAAAGCATGGTTAGACTCAAAGCCTGAAAATTCAGTTTTATTTGTTTCTTTCGGATCAATGAACACTATCTCTCCATCACAGATGATGGAGTTAGCCAAAGCTTTGGAGTTAAGTGGGAGGCATTTTATTTGGGTTGTGAGGCCACCCATAGGCTTCGACATAAACTCAGAATTCAAAGCCAATGAATGGTTGCCTGAAGGGTTTgaagagagaatgagagagtCGGAAAAAGGGTTGCTAGTGAATAAATGGGCACCCCAGCAAGAGATATTATCCCATAAATCTACCTCTGTTTTTTTAAGCCACTGTGGATGGAATTCGGTGCTTGAATCTCTGAGTCATGGTGTACCATTACTTGGGTGGGCAATGGCTGCGGAGCAGTTTTTCAATGTGAAATTGCTGGTGGAACAAGTTGGGGTTTGCGTGGAAGTGGCGAGAGGGAAAACCTGTGAAGTAAAGCATGAAGAAGTGGCAGCCAAGATTAAGTTGTTGATGAGCGATAGCGAGAAAGGAAAGGAGATGAGAAGGAAAGCTTGTGAAGTGAGGGAGATGATCGAGAGTGCCAAGAAAGATGATGATGAGGGAGGTTTCAAGGGCTCTTCTGTGAAAGCCATGGATGAGTTCTTCCACGCAGCCGGGACGATGAGGTTTCAGACCCATACCCCAAACCAACTAAATGGTACGAGTCAACCTAGAGTTCAACGAGTAAAAAAGTAG